The genome window CCGCTGACCAGCGGATTCACGAGCCGGTCGAGACGCCGCTCGGCGATCGCCGCGACCTGGGCCATCGCCGCCGCGAGGCTGTCCATCGCGAGCGCGATGCCCGCGCCGACCGCATGCGCCTGCGAATGCACGGCCGGCGCCTCTCGCGTGCCGGCCACGATCGGATTGTCGGTAACGGACGCGAGTTCGCGATCGACGACCTCCGCCGTGACGTCGAACACGTCGCGCGCCGCGCCGTGCACGTGCGGAATCGTGCGCAGGCTGAGCGGATCCTGCGTATGCCGGCCGCTCGCCGCGGCAAGCATGCCGCTGTCCGCCAGCAGCGCGCGCAAACGCGCGCCGACCTGCCCGATACCGGGCGAAATCCGCAACGCGAGCGAAGCCGAATCGAATGCGGCGAGTTGCCCGCCCAGGTTCTCGAAGCTCATCGCCGCGATCCAGTCAGCCCAGTCGAGCAACCGCTCGGCGCGGGCCAGCGCCAACGCCGCCAGCCCCGTGACGCACGGCGTCCCGTTGACCAGGCTCAACCCTTCCTTCGCGCCGAGGACCAGCGGTTCGCGGCCGATGCGCCGCAGCGCCTCGTCGCCGCGCACGCGTTCGCCGCGATGGCGCGCATGGCCGTGCCCGACGCACACGAGAGCGACGTGCGCCATGTGGGTCAGATACCCGACCGAGCCATGCGCCGGCACTTCGGGGAGGCAATCGTGCTCGAGCAGCGCGACGAGCTGTTCGACGACGTCGGCGCGGACGCCCGAATGCCCGTGCGCATAGTTGTTGATCGCGGCCGCGATGATCGCGCGCGTTTCGGCTGCGCCGAGCGGCATGCCGACGCCCACCGCGTGACTCATCAGGATGTTGTGCGACAGCGTGCTCTGCTGTGCCGGCGACACGATCACGTCGCATAGCGCGCCGACGCCGGTATTGA of Burkholderia sp. NRF60-BP8 contains these proteins:
- a CDS encoding HAL/PAL/TAL family ammonia-lyase is translated as MTLFRAAQPLDWRQVAAVAAGEPLALADDARTRVAAARELVDEIVARGIRAYGVNTGVGALCDVIVSPAQQSTLSHNILMSHAVGVGMPLGAAETRAIIAAAINNYAHGHSGVRADVVEQLVALLEHDCLPEVPAHGSVGYLTHMAHVALVCVGHGHARHRGERVRGDEALRRIGREPLVLGAKEGLSLVNGTPCVTGLAALALARAERLLDWADWIAAMSFENLGGQLAAFDSASLALRISPGIGQVGARLRALLADSGMLAAASGRHTQDPLSLRTIPHVHGAARDVFDVTAEVVDRELASVTDNPIVAGTREAPAVHSQAHAVGAGIALAMDSLAAAMAQVAAIAERRLDRLVNPLVSGLPAFLAAPGGSCSGFMIAQYTAVALVAQNQRLAAPASLDGGITSGLQEDHLCHATPAALKALDIIENTTRVLAIELLAAAQAYDLQPDETGRAASTDALWRHVRARVPAYHDDRPLADDIAIAAGIVAGVPPPLQ